The following proteins are encoded in a genomic region of Rhinoraja longicauda isolate Sanriku21f chromosome 28, sRhiLon1.1, whole genome shotgun sequence:
- the LOC144607207 gene encoding uncharacterized protein LOC144607207, producing MTPVLVWFKNRRAKYRKHQRSLEKVEIVKGIKERETSESKERNIQQEKDKCYIGGEGSLESCGTIDQPPVTETRNTSLSGTKSGSENRESRHHIAASTGPIAKTVQTEEDIRIPLPECPNLQHRGASLHTQIQHHLALASVLPQSYNGIPAPNPHGNHAPALYPAYSRKLPSSLETAPASFIHHSYKLSDLIPKPSAMGSLRQARQQANLLGLNLQY from the exons ATGACTCCTGTGTTG GTGTGGTTCAAAAATAGAAGAGCTAAGTATCGCAAACACCAGCGGAGTTTGGAGAAAGTTGAGATTGTGAAGGGAATAAAGGAACGGGAAACGAGTGAAAGCAAAGAAAGAAATATCCAACAGGAGAAAGACAAATGTTACATTGGTGGTGAAGGCTCATTGGAATCCTGTGGCACTATTGACCAACCGCCAGTGACTGAGACCAGAAACACCAGCTTGTCTGGTACAAAGTCCGGCAGCGAAAATCGAGAAAGTCGTCATCATATTGCTGCAAGTACAG GTCCCATTGCAAAGACTGTTCAAACAGAGGAAGATATCAGGATTCCGCTACCAGAATGTCCCAACCTACAGCATCGTGGTGCAAGTCTCCACACTCAGATCCAGCATCACTTGGCTTTGGCAAGTGTGCTCCCACAGTCATACAATGGAATCCCTGCTCCAAACCCACATGGTAATCACGCTCCTGCCCTGTATCCTGCTTACTCCCGAAAGCTTCCCTCTTCTCTAGAAACTGCTCCTGCCTCCTTCATTCATCACTCTTATAAATTATCAGACTTGATTCCAAAACCCAGTGCCATGGGGAGTCTCAGACAAGCCCGACAACAGGCCAATCTACTGGGCCTCAACCTCCAGTATTAA